Proteins from one Candidatus Methylomirabilota bacterium genomic window:
- the rplL gene encoding 50S ribosomal protein L7/L12, producing the protein MATRIEEIAEQLDHLTLLEAAQLSKLLQEKWGVSAAPAAVAAGPGGAGAGAAPAAVEEEKTEFDLVLTGAGEKKIQVIKVVRELTGLGLKEAKAVVDEAPKPVKEKVSKTEAEDMKKKLEEVGASVEIK; encoded by the coding sequence ATGGCGACCAGGATCGAGGAGATCGCGGAGCAGCTGGACCACTTGACCTTGCTGGAAGCGGCCCAGCTCTCGAAGCTCTTGCAGGAGAAGTGGGGAGTGTCGGCGGCGCCGGCCGCGGTGGCGGCTGGTCCTGGCGGGGCCGGGGCCGGGGCGGCGCCGGCGGCGGTCGAGGAGGAGAAGACCGAGTTCGACCTGGTCCTCACCGGCGCCGGTGAGAAGAAGATCCAGGTGATCAAGGTCGTTCGTGAGCTCACCGGACTGGGCCTGAAGGAAGCCAAGGCGGTCGTCGACGAGGCGCCCAAGCCGGTGAAGGAAAAGGTGTCCAAGACCGAAGCCGAGGACATGAAGAAGAAGCTCGAGGAGGTCGGCGCCTCCGTCGAGATCAAGTAG